The proteins below are encoded in one region of Alistipes indistinctus YIT 12060:
- the trpC gene encoding indole-3-glycerol phosphate synthase TrpC: MNILEQIIATKRREITSAQAVKSMARIEAEASVLTRQAVSFRKALLASPTGIIAEFKRKSPSKGFIKQEADTAGITTSYERAGAAAVSVLTDRDYFAGCLDDLIPARKNLSIPILRKDFIIDPYQICEARIAGADVVLLIAAALTPANVRSLAGYAHSLGLEVLLEIHNEQELGHLCDEVDVAGINNRDLSSFRTDPARSFELGGRIPERFVKISESGLSDPRTVRQLRSAGFQGFLMGENFMKQPDPGAALHDFIEKLETAQPEGPA; this comes from the coding sequence ATGAATATCCTCGAACAGATCATCGCCACAAAGCGCAGGGAAATTACCTCCGCACAGGCAGTCAAAAGCATGGCCCGGATCGAAGCCGAAGCTTCCGTCCTAACACGGCAGGCCGTTTCGTTCCGGAAAGCCCTGCTCGCATCCCCGACCGGCATTATCGCAGAGTTCAAACGCAAATCGCCGTCGAAAGGCTTTATCAAACAGGAAGCCGATACCGCAGGGATCACCACAAGTTATGAACGGGCCGGAGCCGCTGCCGTTTCGGTACTGACCGACCGCGACTATTTCGCAGGCTGCCTCGACGACCTGATCCCGGCACGCAAAAACCTATCGATACCGATCCTGCGCAAAGATTTTATCATCGACCCGTACCAGATTTGCGAAGCCCGGATCGCCGGAGCCGACGTCGTCCTGCTGATCGCAGCGGCACTGACCCCGGCCAACGTCCGGTCGCTGGCCGGATACGCGCACTCGCTCGGGCTGGAAGTACTGCTCGAAATCCACAACGAACAGGAGCTCGGGCACCTCTGCGACGAGGTGGATGTAGCAGGGATCAACAACCGCGACCTGAGCTCTTTCCGCACCGATCCGGCACGCTCGTTCGAACTGGGCGGGCGCATTCCGGAGCGTTTCGTTAAAATCTCCGAGAGCGGCCTTTCCGATCCCCGCACCGTGCGGCAACTCCGTTCTGCCGGATTCCAAGGCTTCCTGATGGGCGAGAACTTTATGAAGCAACCAGATCCGGGGGCGGCTCTGCACGACTTTATCGAAAAGCTCGAAACCGCGCAACCGGAGGGCCCGGCATAA
- a CDS encoding phosphoribosylanthranilate isomerase has product MKLKICGMREPENIRAVAALGPDYMGFIFYPLSPRYAGDLSPESVRALPRPIRRVGVFVNETEQQVIRTAVHYLLDYAQLHGDETPEECRRLNRILPVIKAIAVRTEADLAETQRYEGCCTALLFDTRTERFGGSGRRFDWNILNAYSGETPFLLSGGIGPGDAERLQAVRHPQLAGVDVNSLFESKPGHKECGLLQPFIEQLKTL; this is encoded by the coding sequence ATGAAACTGAAAATATGCGGCATGCGCGAACCCGAGAACATCCGCGCGGTAGCGGCGCTCGGCCCCGATTACATGGGGTTCATCTTCTACCCCTTATCGCCCCGGTATGCAGGCGACTTGTCGCCAGAGAGCGTCCGGGCGCTCCCGCGCCCGATCCGCCGTGTGGGCGTATTCGTCAACGAAACGGAACAGCAGGTAATCCGAACCGCTGTGCACTACCTGCTCGACTATGCGCAATTACACGGGGACGAGACGCCCGAGGAATGCCGCCGCCTGAACCGCATCCTTCCCGTCATCAAGGCCATAGCAGTCCGTACCGAAGCCGACCTTGCCGAAACGCAACGGTACGAAGGCTGTTGCACGGCATTGCTCTTCGATACGAGAACCGAACGATTCGGCGGGTCGGGACGCCGGTTCGACTGGAATATACTGAACGCCTACTCCGGGGAAACGCCGTTCCTGCTGAGCGGGGGTATAGGACCCGGTGATGCGGAGCGACTGCAGGCAGTACGACATCCGCAACTGGCAGGCGTAGACGTGAACAGCCTTTTCGAAAGCAAACCCGGACACAAAGAGTGCGGTTTGCTGCAACCTTTTATAGAACAACTAAAAACGTTATAA
- a CDS encoding anthranilate synthase component I family protein: MKPDKTSPDQAVRIQAESRTFLADLQTPVGIYLKVRDLFPESALLESSDYHTSENSYSFIGVEPIARFALQRDTITEQYPDGRVQQFAVDPAHPLSERMNRFLARFDVQGDKGRINGLFGYTAYDCVSHFESVGITKPSIDEVPQMVYILYRYVIAVNHLRGEMTVTENRPEGSASGMDRLMSVLQSKNFPSYDFHTVGGVSSPITDEQYKEMVRKGIGHCLRGDVFQIVLSRRFMQEYRGDDFKVYRALRSINPSPYLFYFDFGSYRIFGSSPETHLKIEGDTATIDPIAGTFRRTGDDAKDRELALRLLDDPKENAEHVMLVDLARNDLNRNTTGVYVKSYKEIQFYSHVIHMVSRVCGRVASETNRIRLFADTFPAGTLSGAPKVRAMQLIDQIESHARGIYGGCIGYIGFDGNLNQAITIRTFLSRDNVLHFQAGAGIVAKSDPESELLEGKGKLGALRKAIELANELKN; this comes from the coding sequence ATGAAACCTGATAAAACCTCTCCGGATCAAGCCGTCCGCATCCAGGCCGAAAGCCGCACTTTCCTCGCCGACCTGCAAACCCCGGTCGGTATCTACCTCAAAGTCCGCGACCTGTTTCCGGAATCGGCGCTGCTCGAAAGTTCGGACTACCACACTTCGGAAAACAGCTATTCGTTCATCGGCGTCGAGCCGATCGCCCGGTTCGCGCTCCAGCGCGACACAATCACGGAACAATATCCGGACGGCCGCGTACAACAGTTTGCGGTCGACCCGGCACACCCGCTGAGCGAGCGGATGAACCGCTTCCTCGCCCGCTTCGACGTACAGGGAGACAAGGGACGCATCAACGGACTGTTCGGTTACACGGCTTATGACTGTGTATCCCATTTCGAGAGTGTAGGGATTACCAAACCGTCGATCGACGAAGTACCGCAAATGGTCTACATCCTCTACCGCTATGTCATTGCGGTGAACCACTTGCGGGGCGAAATGACCGTTACCGAGAACCGGCCCGAAGGATCGGCGAGCGGAATGGATCGCCTGATGAGCGTACTGCAAAGCAAGAATTTTCCTTCGTACGACTTCCATACCGTAGGCGGCGTCTCATCACCGATCACCGATGAACAGTACAAGGAGATGGTCCGCAAAGGAATCGGACACTGCCTGCGGGGCGACGTGTTCCAGATCGTGCTCTCCAGAAGGTTCATGCAGGAGTACCGCGGTGACGATTTCAAGGTATACCGGGCACTGCGTTCGATCAATCCGTCGCCCTATCTCTTTTATTTCGATTTCGGATCGTACCGTATTTTCGGTTCCTCCCCCGAAACACACTTGAAAATCGAAGGCGACACCGCGACGATCGATCCGATCGCTGGCACTTTCCGCCGTACGGGCGACGACGCGAAAGACCGCGAACTGGCGCTCAGGCTGCTCGACGATCCGAAGGAAAACGCCGAACACGTCATGCTGGTCGACCTGGCTCGCAACGACCTGAACCGCAATACGACCGGCGTGTATGTCAAGTCGTACAAGGAGATCCAGTTCTACTCGCACGTCATTCACATGGTTTCGCGTGTCTGCGGTCGGGTGGCGTCCGAAACGAACCGCATCCGCCTCTTTGCCGACACATTCCCGGCAGGCACCCTTTCGGGAGCGCCGAAAGTACGGGCCATGCAACTGATCGACCAGATCGAAAGCCATGCGCGGGGTATCTACGGCGGCTGCATCGGCTATATCGGTTTCGACGGCAACCTGAACCAGGCCATCACGATCCGCACTTTCCTCAGCCGGGACAACGTACTGCACTTTCAGGCAGGAGCGGGCATCGTCGCAAAATCCGATCCCGAAAGCGAACTGCTCGAAGGCAAAGGTAAACTCGGCGCACTGCGCAAAGCGATCGAACTGGCAAACGAACTGAAGAATTAA
- a CDS encoding anthranilate synthase component II, which yields MKLLVFDNYDSFTYNIVQLLREAGADDITVVRNDRIALEAVGRFDKIILSPGPGIPSEAGILLPLIREYAPSKSILGVCLGEQAIGETFGASLKNLTDVYHGIASRIRITAPDPLFAGVPTEFDAGRYHSWIVSRDGLPDELQITAEDEAGQIMALAHRRYDVRGVQFHPESVLTPDGRKMIENWLKI from the coding sequence ATGAAATTACTGGTTTTCGACAATTACGACTCGTTTACATACAATATCGTACAGTTGCTACGCGAGGCCGGGGCGGACGACATCACGGTAGTCCGCAACGACCGGATCGCACTCGAAGCAGTCGGGCGCTTCGACAAGATCATTCTTTCGCCCGGCCCCGGCATTCCTTCCGAAGCGGGCATCCTGTTGCCACTGATCCGGGAGTACGCACCGAGCAAAAGCATCCTCGGCGTATGTCTCGGCGAACAGGCGATCGGCGAAACATTCGGGGCTTCGCTCAAGAACCTCACGGATGTCTACCACGGCATCGCGAGCCGTATCCGGATTACGGCGCCCGACCCGCTTTTCGCAGGAGTGCCAACGGAATTCGATGCGGGACGTTATCATTCGTGGATCGTCAGCCGCGACGGACTGCCGGATGAACTTCAAATTACGGCCGAAGACGAAGCCGGACAGATCATGGCCCTGGCACACCGGCGCTACGACGTGCGCGGAGTGCAGTTTCATCCCGAATCGGTACTCACGCCCGACGGCCGGAAAATGATCGAAAACTGGTTGAAAATATAA
- the trpD gene encoding anthranilate phosphoribosyltransferase, with the protein MKNLLYRLFENSYLDRNEARDVLLNMARGQYNDSQIAAFITVFLMRSITLDELVGFREALLEMRVPVDLSDYDAIDIVGTGGDNKNTFNISTAACVVTAAAGFPVVKHGNYGATSVSGSSNVIEAHGVKFSREIDRLKRSLDGCNMAFLHAQFFNPALKAVAPVRKTLGVRTFFNILGPLVNPSIPHRQLLGVYSLKLGRLYNYLYQQTDTRYTIVNSLDGYDEISLTDDFKLFSNDGEEIVSPEALGFERCHDGDLYGGETVAEAAAIFDRVLDNTASEAQKNAVIANAAYAIRTFDTKRPIETCVALARETVESGRARATFRKFIELNS; encoded by the coding sequence ATGAAAAATCTCCTATACCGCCTTTTCGAAAACAGCTACCTCGACCGTAACGAAGCGCGCGACGTATTGCTGAACATGGCCCGCGGACAGTACAACGACAGCCAGATCGCCGCCTTCATCACGGTATTCCTGATGCGGAGCATTACGCTCGACGAACTCGTCGGATTCCGCGAAGCGCTGCTTGAAATGCGCGTACCGGTCGACCTGTCCGACTACGATGCAATCGACATCGTCGGTACGGGCGGAGACAACAAAAATACCTTCAACATTTCGACCGCAGCCTGCGTGGTAACCGCCGCAGCCGGATTTCCGGTAGTCAAGCACGGCAACTACGGAGCGACTTCCGTGAGCGGTTCGTCGAACGTCATCGAGGCGCACGGCGTAAAATTCTCCCGTGAAATCGACCGGCTCAAACGCTCGCTGGACGGCTGCAACATGGCATTCCTGCACGCACAGTTCTTCAATCCCGCCCTGAAGGCCGTCGCCCCGGTACGGAAGACGCTCGGTGTGCGCACCTTCTTCAATATCCTGGGACCGCTGGTCAATCCTTCGATACCGCACCGGCAACTGCTCGGGGTTTACAGCCTGAAACTGGGCCGGCTTTACAACTACCTCTACCAACAAACCGACACACGCTATACGATCGTCAATTCGTTGGACGGTTACGACGAAATTTCGCTGACAGACGACTTCAAACTCTTTTCGAACGACGGCGAGGAGATCGTCTCACCCGAGGCCCTGGGCTTCGAACGCTGCCACGACGGCGACCTGTACGGCGGGGAGACAGTTGCCGAGGCTGCCGCAATCTTCGACCGGGTACTCGACAATACCGCATCCGAAGCGCAAAAAAATGCCGTGATCGCCAATGCCGCTTATGCCATCCGCACGTTCGACACCAAGCGTCCGATCGAAACATGCGTCGCACTTGCACGAGAAACGGTCGAAAGCGGGCGGGCCAGAGCGACTTTCCGCAAATTCATCGAACTCAATTCGTAA
- the trpB gene encoding tryptophan synthase subunit beta, whose protein sequence is MTMEYNVDENGYYGTFGGAYIPEILYANVETLRNNYLNIISEEGFQKELDTLMRDYVGRPSPLYYARRLSEKYGAKIYLKREDLNHTGAHKINNTLGQILLARRMGKTRIIAETGAGQHGVATATVCALMNMQCIVYMGETDIRRQHLNVQKMQMLGAEVRSVTSGNKTLKDATNEAIRDWCCNPSDTYYIIGSTVGPHPYPDMVARLQSIISREIKRQLFSQQGRDYPDYLVACVGGGSNAAGTFYEYLRDDRVKLVAAEAAGLGIDTDQSAATIHLGRKGIIHGSRTLVMQTEDGQITEPYSISAGLDYPGIGPLHAHLAATHRAEVLAVTDRQAVDAAFELTRLEGIIPALESAHALAALGCKKFRPEEVVVVTVSGRGDKDMETYVKLFNR, encoded by the coding sequence ATGACCATGGAATACAATGTTGACGAAAACGGCTACTACGGCACTTTCGGCGGTGCGTACATCCCCGAAATCCTCTATGCAAACGTCGAAACGCTCCGCAACAATTATCTGAACATCATCTCGGAAGAGGGTTTCCAAAAGGAACTCGACACTCTGATGCGCGATTACGTGGGACGCCCCTCCCCGTTATACTATGCAAGGAGGCTTTCGGAAAAATACGGTGCGAAAATCTACCTCAAGCGCGAGGACCTGAACCATACCGGCGCGCATAAGATCAACAACACACTGGGACAAATCCTGCTCGCACGGCGGATGGGCAAAACGCGGATCATCGCCGAGACGGGCGCCGGCCAGCACGGCGTGGCGACCGCAACGGTCTGCGCACTGATGAACATGCAGTGCATCGTCTACATGGGCGAGACCGACATCCGGCGGCAACACCTCAACGTACAGAAAATGCAGATGCTCGGTGCGGAGGTGCGGTCGGTCACCAGCGGCAACAAAACGCTCAAGGACGCGACGAACGAGGCTATCCGCGACTGGTGCTGCAACCCGTCTGACACCTACTACATCATCGGCTCGACGGTCGGCCCGCATCCCTACCCCGATATGGTGGCCCGGCTGCAATCGATTATCAGCCGTGAAATCAAACGACAACTGTTTTCGCAACAGGGACGCGACTACCCGGACTACCTCGTCGCCTGCGTCGGGGGAGGCAGCAATGCCGCCGGGACGTTTTACGAATACCTCAGGGACGACCGCGTGAAACTGGTCGCCGCCGAAGCCGCCGGGCTGGGCATCGACACGGACCAGTCGGCCGCAACGATCCACCTGGGCCGTAAAGGCATTATCCACGGCAGCCGCACGCTGGTGATGCAAACCGAAGACGGGCAGATTACCGAACCCTACTCGATCTCAGCGGGGCTGGACTATCCGGGAATCGGACCGCTGCACGCACACCTAGCCGCCACGCACCGCGCCGAAGTGCTGGCCGTCACAGATAGGCAGGCCGTAGATGCCGCATTCGAACTGACCCGACTCGAAGGAATCATCCCGGCGCTCGAATCGGCACACGCGCTGGCGGCACTCGGATGCAAAAAGTTCCGGCCCGAAGAGGTGGTCGTGGTGACCGTTTCGGGCCGGGGCGACAAGGATATGGAAACCTACGTCAAACTCTTCAACCGGTAA
- the prmA gene encoding 50S ribosomal protein L11 methyltransferase, translated as MNYIDLNIRTNDSEQSEIFIAQLSDWPFDSFDDQEGVLHAYIRETDFAACREEVENLLQESGASFGTELIADRNWNEVWESNFEPIEVEGRCSIRAPFHVPRPDLPFDIVIMPKMAFGTGHHATTQLMVEEILDMPLDELCGLDMGSGTAVLSILAVKKGAARMDAIDIDQWAYANSRENIAANGLEDRITPRQGDASLLAGRRYDFVLANINRNILLADMDAYTATLPAGGRLVMSGILEADIPCIVEKAGTLGLDFGGKRLLKGWAAVRFTKN; from the coding sequence ATGAATTATATTGATTTGAACATCCGCACAAACGACTCCGAACAGTCGGAAATCTTCATCGCACAACTGAGCGACTGGCCGTTCGACAGTTTCGACGACCAGGAGGGCGTATTGCATGCCTATATCCGCGAAACCGATTTCGCCGCCTGCCGAGAAGAAGTAGAGAACCTGCTGCAGGAGAGCGGCGCGAGTTTCGGCACCGAACTGATCGCCGACCGGAACTGGAACGAGGTGTGGGAGTCGAATTTCGAGCCGATCGAGGTCGAGGGACGCTGTTCGATCCGCGCACCGTTCCACGTACCGCGTCCCGACCTGCCGTTCGACATCGTCATCATGCCCAAAATGGCGTTCGGTACCGGCCATCACGCCACGACACAACTGATGGTCGAAGAGATCCTCGACATGCCGCTGGACGAACTCTGCGGGTTGGATATGGGCAGCGGAACCGCGGTACTGTCGATCCTCGCGGTAAAAAAAGGCGCTGCACGGATGGACGCGATCGACATCGACCAGTGGGCCTATGCGAACAGCCGTGAAAACATCGCAGCGAACGGGCTCGAAGACCGCATCACGCCTCGGCAGGGCGATGCATCGCTGCTTGCCGGACGCCGTTACGACTTCGTCCTGGCCAATATCAACCGCAACATCCTGCTCGCGGATATGGATGCCTACACCGCTACACTGCCCGCAGGCGGACGGCTCGTGATGAGCGGCATTCTGGAGGCGGACATCCCGTGTATCGTCGAAAAAGCCGGGACACTGGGTCTCGATTTCGGCGGGAAACGGCTGCTCAAAGGCTGGGCTGCGGTTCGTTTCACAAAAAATTAA
- the xerD gene encoding site-specific tyrosine recombinase XerD, translated as MGWDKELKDYRYYLKLEKKLSDNTVRAYLHDLSQIADYMEREFSIAEPELVTAGQIEMFLSHLYDTGVEKATQARVLSGIKSFFNYLMLNDRIEALPTEFIDAPKIGRKLPDVLSFDEVNAIIGSVDLSNRFGHRNKAMLETLYSCGLRVSELVTLRISDLFFKDGFIRVIGKGDKQRLVPVSSTAVRLIEYYLDQRASLPVDEHHADTLFLNNKGKGLTRVMVFHIIRECAKAAGITKKISPHTFRHSFATHLLAGGASIRQVQEMLGHESILTTEIYTHLDRESLRGSIEHHHPLSDY; from the coding sequence ATGGGTTGGGATAAAGAGCTGAAAGATTATCGCTATTACCTCAAGTTGGAGAAAAAACTCTCCGACAATACGGTGCGTGCCTACCTGCACGACCTCTCGCAGATTGCCGACTACATGGAACGGGAGTTTTCGATCGCCGAGCCCGAGTTGGTGACAGCAGGCCAAATCGAGATGTTCCTGTCGCATTTGTACGATACCGGCGTCGAAAAAGCGACGCAGGCCCGCGTATTGAGCGGGATCAAAAGTTTTTTCAACTATTTGATGCTGAATGACCGGATCGAGGCGCTGCCCACCGAGTTTATCGATGCGCCGAAGATCGGACGCAAACTGCCCGACGTGCTTTCATTCGATGAAGTCAATGCGATCATCGGCTCGGTCGATCTGAGCAACCGTTTCGGGCACCGCAATAAGGCGATGCTCGAAACGCTTTACAGCTGCGGCCTGCGCGTCAGCGAACTGGTGACGTTGCGCATCAGCGACCTCTTTTTCAAGGACGGATTTATCCGTGTAATCGGCAAAGGCGACAAGCAGCGGTTGGTGCCGGTCAGTTCCACGGCGGTCCGGTTGATCGAATATTATCTCGATCAGCGGGCTTCGCTGCCGGTGGATGAACACCATGCCGATACGCTTTTTCTGAACAACAAAGGGAAGGGCCTGACCCGTGTGATGGTTTTCCACATCATTCGGGAGTGTGCGAAGGCAGCCGGGATTACGAAGAAAATCAGCCCGCACACGTTCCGCCACTCCTTCGCCACGCATCTGCTCGCCGGGGGGGCCAGCATCCGCCAGGTGCAGGAGATGCTGGGCCATGAATCGATCCTGACGACCGAAATTTATACGCATCTCGACCGCGAGAGTCTGCGCGGGAGTATCGAACACCATCATCCGCTGTCGGACTACTGA